Sequence from the Fictibacillus arsenicus genome:
ATTGATTTAAGCTCATTCTGCAATCGCACCCGATTTGAATATCAAATTTCTATGAAATTTCTTCCTAATTAATAGAAGGTTAATTAAAATCGTATTATGTAACCATTTGACTTTCCTTGCTCATAACGTAATTGATAATTATCGGTAGGTAAATCTCAACTTCTTCTCCTTCCTCAACTTGATGATACATCTCGATAAAATACGATTTCTGTGTTGGGTAATATCCTTGTTCTTTAGACCATTTTTGTAACGAAGTGTAAAGATCGGATACAACTGTCATACTCCCTCTTGTTGAAACATATTCACCTGATATTTCTATATACTCCATGCCAGCTGGCACTTCATCTATCTTATCCTTCACTAGGACCCCAACAAAATAATGTCCTTCTTTATGATCCTCACCTTTTTTCGGTTCGAAAAGCGAAACCTCTACTCCTAAGTGGTTCTTTATTTCATCAATTCTACTCATGAATCTTTGTGCATTTATTGGCACCTCACTTCCGAAGTTGCTGTAAAGACCTTTGTTCTTTATCCCCACTACTTGAAACACTTTGTTTATTCTTCTATTCATAATCTATTAACCGCCTCTTAAAAAATGTATATATAATTCTTCATTTCATCTTGCATTATTTAAGGTGTAATCATGTGTAACTTTTTATATTTCGGGCTTAACTCACTCCATACATCAAACAAATTTCCATTGGGATCTTGAAATACAAAGTTCCTTCCAGCATGACCTCTGTTTTCTATTTTTCCAACATTGATTTCTTGTTTAATAAATTCACGATGCATGTTCTCTAACGCTTTAATCCCATTTACTTCAAACGTTAACGAGAAACGTTCTTCTCCGTTAAAATCCTTAAAGTTAGAGGTTTGTCCCTGGTGTGACCTTACTAAAAAAATGCTTTGATCTGCAAGGTTAAGAATCGCCTTATCTTCATCTAGATAACTTAATTCTGCACCTAGTTTATTGACATACCAATCTTTGGAGTTATTAATGTCTGTAACTGGAATATAGGTTGTACCCACTCTTTGTAATTTTTCTTTCATTTTTATATACCTCTCTATATTATTAGCTTTATTTGATCGTATCTAGCAGCTCTACCTTAAGGTTATTCGAGTCTTCCCACGACTGAAAGATCTCGATGTGCCATGTATTTTTTAGCCTTTTATAACTGTTGTCCTCAGCCCATTGATGTAGTTCATCATATGCTTCAAATATTTGTTGATTTGATCCTTGGAAGTTTGCTGCAGCATACCTTTGACATGGAATTGTTATCGTTACCATATCTTTTGGAATATCTTCAAACTTCTCCACTTCCACACAGACCCAATACCCGTCTTCTTCTTCTTTTTTTGAGTCAACGAAAAAAGCTCCAAACTGAATTTCTTTGTTCAACAGGTGTTTAATCTCTATCAACCTATTGTCCAAGGATTTTGCGACTTTAGAAATCTCGTTTTTGTATTCGTCGTTTGCACACAACACTCTAAATCCAACAAGCTTGAGTTCTCTAACTTCTTTTACAGATAAGTTCTGTATCAACTGAACCTTCATATTATTATTCCTCCTTAGTTAATTGACCCATTTCTCTGCATAGTAGTTCTTCATAAAGTTATGAAGCGTCTCTAAACACTTCACACCTTCTGTCTCAGCATCTTTTGCTTTGCTTAAGAGGTGAACTGCAATACTTGCATTCTCTTCTTTTGATGGATCACCACCGTGTGGAAAAGGAAACAACTCACGAAGTTCAACAAGCGAATCGACTACTATAACGTAATGTTTTAGTGCATCGGACGCCAACTTTCTGACACCTCGCTCTACTATGTTCGTACCGTCCCATTTGATTGTAAGATCGTGCAAGAACTTCATCGCAAACTCCCTTGCATCAGATACAACAAGAGCATTAAACGCGTTACCGTGTGGGTCGGCATTTCGTTTTTCCAACACATTAATCCATGCATCATACGCTTTTAATCCTATAATGTACTTACCTTCTAAAACATGCTGCCACTCTCTGCCATGGGCATGATCAATAATTGTATCTAGACACATCCGAAGCATCTCGTATTTAGAGTGAGGAAGGCTCTCACCAATTGTGGTTGTATATAGAACACCGTTTACATCTGCAAAATTTTCATAAGTGACTTCTCCGTCTTTTGAACAATCTTTAGCATAAAATACTTTTTTATCGTCGTCATACCCATAGATTAACCCGAACTCTGGTATGAACATATCGAATACAATAGCCGGTATCCCTCTATCTACAGATTCTTGAATTAATTCGATGGTTTCTTCTAATTTTTTCGGCTGCACCGGTGCTAGTGAGTCTGCAAGGTTGCTCGTAAAGCCTAAGTTACATAAGTTCTTTCGTAAGATGTATCCTCCTGGTATTGCAGTCGGTCCAGCTACGTTGATTTCTTTTGGATCGATGTTAATGCGAAAAGCATGACCCGTGATCCCCATGATATCTACAAGACTCAGATGTTTCTTATCCGTGTATTTGATTGCTCCATGAAGCGCGGCTGCTGCTGAAGTCTTCGTTCTTAACCAACACTCTTCTTTGTTTTTATCCTTGCGTTCCAACGTTTATTCCTCCTAAATATCCGGCTTCAACAAGACCTTTCGTTTACAAACTCCTCGCTTTTTTTTTCTCTGAACGTACTGAAGAATCGTGATACGAAGTCTTTCTTTTTGTACTTTTACCCTAGAGCGTGAGATGGTATTATACACATTTGCTTTGGTCGTATCGAAAAGCTTAGCAATTTCAAGTGGTGGAAGATCTTCAAAGAAGTATGCTTCAAAGAAAGCTTTTTCACGTTTGGTCAAACACTTCAATAAGCTACAAATCCCCTCTACAACGCTTAACCGCATCAAATGTTCTTCGGGGTTATCCTCTTGTGATCTTTTAGTAGCGGAAGAAGAAATAAAATATAAGATCTGATCAATATCTCCCCAGTCTATCGAGGACGGTGAGAGCTTACTTTCTCTTCCTGCAGCTAGGGAACTTATTGAGCTTTCCATACGATAGCTGGCATTTCGTACTTTCATGTAAGCTTGATTGCGTACGATCTGTTTAAGCCAAGGAGTAAACCTATTCGTGTCTATAAGTGTTCCGATTTTAATAAAAGCTCGGTACAACGCTTCTTGGACGATGTCTTCTGCTAAAAAGGTATCCTTAGTGACAGAAAAAGCCCAACCATGAGCCTTTGCCCGATGCAACCTCACTAGTTCATTAAAAGCTTCTTGATTCCCCTTTCTGGCCTGGTGGACCAACTTTTCTTTTTTCATCTCTTGGATTCTAGACTCAGATTCCTCATTTTGCATATTATTTAAGGCTTGCTCACTTCCATCAGTGAGAATAACATTCATAAAAAATAGACTCCTTTCAACACCTCCACTACTAGAGATGCATTTGGAAACAAAAATCTATCAAAAATTTTTAAATTTTTTTCTTTCTTTCACTCTTTAGTAAAAGCTGAGATTTCTTATTGGATACATTTGCTTAATATAAGTGATTTTTCATGTTACAAACTTCGACAAAAAAATGGAAATACATTTTTTA
This genomic interval carries:
- a CDS encoding GyrI-like domain-containing protein is translated as MNRRINKVFQVVGIKNKGLYSNFGSEVPINAQRFMSRIDEIKNHLGVEVSLFEPKKGEDHKEGHYFVGVLVKDKIDEVPAGMEYIEISGEYVSTRGSMTVVSDLYTSLQKWSKEQGYYPTQKSYFIEMYHQVEEGEEVEIYLPIIINYVMSKESQMVT
- a CDS encoding VOC family protein, which encodes MKEKLQRVGTTYIPVTDINNSKDWYVNKLGAELSYLDEDKAILNLADQSIFLVRSHQGQTSNFKDFNGEERFSLTFEVNGIKALENMHREFIKQEINVGKIENRGHAGRNFVFQDPNGNLFDVWSELSPKYKKLHMITP
- a CDS encoding GyrI-like domain-containing protein, with product MKVQLIQNLSVKEVRELKLVGFRVLCANDEYKNEISKVAKSLDNRLIEIKHLLNKEIQFGAFFVDSKKEEEDGYWVCVEVEKFEDIPKDMVTITIPCQRYAAANFQGSNQQIFEAYDELHQWAEDNSYKRLKNTWHIEIFQSWEDSNNLKVELLDTIK
- a CDS encoding RNA polymerase sigma factor, encoding MNVILTDGSEQALNNMQNEESESRIQEMKKEKLVHQARKGNQEAFNELVRLHRAKAHGWAFSVTKDTFLAEDIVQEALYRAFIKIGTLIDTNRFTPWLKQIVRNQAYMKVRNASYRMESSISSLAAGRESKLSPSSIDWGDIDQILYFISSSATKRSQEDNPEEHLMRLSVVEGICSLLKCLTKREKAFFEAYFFEDLPPLEIAKLFDTTKANVYNTISRSRVKVQKERLRITILQYVQRKKKRGVCKRKVLLKPDI